The genome window CGGCAGAAGATCGCCCCTCTCCGGTCCCTTCGTAAGCTCAATCAAGATCCGCTTGGCATCCTCCGTCGTCGTGACCCCACCTTCTATCTCTCTGGTTTCCTCGTGGAACGAGTTGCCGTCACGGGTTACAAAGAAGAGCGCCACACTTTTTCTCTCACTTTCGAACGGCGGTTTCATCGGCTCTGAGGCAACAGGCTGAACGGTGGTGCTATTCATTGTGATCGATTTGTTCCCCCAAAGCGCAATCGCGCCGACGATCCCCACCAGCAAGGCAATTAACGCGGCCACAATCTTCATCTGACGCATTGTCATTCTCTTGCAAACAAGCGATCAGCCGTCAGCGGTCAGATGTCAGCACCAGGGACTCCCCCTCACGCCTCTTCTGGGAGCTAAATGCTGATTGCCGACGGCTATTTTCTGAAGAAGACATAGGCATCAACCCCACTCGTTTTTCATACCGCGTCTTAAACCGGGCGATACCGGCCAGCAGGGCTTCTGCGACCTGTTGTCGATACGTCTCTTGCTCCAGTTTTTGCTCTTCCTGTGCATTCGTGATAAAGGCCACCTCTACGAGGACTGATGGCATCGCGGCCCCGATCAAAACGAAGAATGGCGCCGACTTGACCCCGCGATTGTCCATCTTAAGGCTCTTCCCAAGTTCGTTCAGGAGCAACTCCGCCAACTCACTGGATTCTCTGACATAAAATGTTTGGGTCAGATCCCACAGAACAGTTTTCAAACCTCGTTGCGCGTTCTGACCGACACCCTCGAGATTGAGGACCGTGTTTTCTCTGACGGCAGACGCCCTTGCGCCCCGATCGGATGGTTCACGGCTCAAGAAATAGGTCTCAACGCCGACAGCACGACTCTCGGGAGCCGCATTGACGTGCAAACTGATAAAGAAATCGGCTCGATGTTGATTGGCGATCATTGTCCGGCTCTCAAGCGGGACAAAGACATCCTCCGTCCGAGTCATGATAACCTTCATCCCGAGGTTCTCTTCGATCAGTTGCTGTAACGTGAGGCCGATCTTCAGGACAATATCTTTCTCCTTCACTCCCGACTGGCCGATCGCACCCGGATCCCTTCCTCCATGGCCGGGATCGATCACCACCGTCTTGACGATCTGCTCCGGGAACGATCCACCCGACGGATCGGTCGGTTCAACACCTCGAACCAACGATTTCGGCTGCTCTGCTCGTCCTGGTGTCGTCTTTGTCACGGATTCAGCCTGCCGCAACTGACGCGCCTGCTCTCCGCGGGGGAAGAGATCGATGACAATTCGGTTAGGCCCTCCAATCGCGAATATCTTGCTCCACAGACCGCGCCCACCCGCGCTATGAATGGTGATCCGGGTGTCATGCCCAACCTGTCGAGCCTCAAATGATGCCACAAGGCCATCAGAGACTTGGCTGGATCGAATTGAGGGGCTCACGATCCCTTGCTTCACATCTAACACCACTCGTCCGGAGGCGCCATCCTCCCTCAGGATGAAATCGTGCGGTCGACTTCCTTCCAAAACAACACGAGTATGATCTGTATAGGTGCGAAACCGCAAGAGGCGCAGTGAGTACGCCTGTTGAGCGATCCTGGCTACTCGCGCCTCAGCATCCCAGTGAACACGGTCTTCGCCATATCGTGCGCTCAGCGCAATCGGCAGGAGCTCAAGTGGAATGACCGCCTTCCCGTCGAACCGTCGAGGCGGCACGGAGAGCATCACCACGGCCTGTCCGACCCTAATTT of Candidatus Methylomirabilis tolerans contains these proteins:
- a CDS encoding N-acetylmuramoyl-L-alanine amidase, which gives rise to MIWAISFSCAEAAQVRLYLEKGSLTLPSVKISGTEYLSLVSLADAVGKPLERLQARGSYRIPLGRSPLTLVIGSPKIRVGQAVVMLSVPPRRFDGKAVIPLELLPIALSARYGEDRVHWDAEARVARIAQQAYSLRLLRFRTYTDHTRVVLEGSRPHDFILREDGASGRVVLDVKQGIVSPSIRSSQVSDGLVASFEARQVGHDTRITIHSAGGRGLWSKIFAIGGPNRIVIDLFPRGEQARQLRQAESVTKTTPGRAEQPKSLVRGVEPTDPSGGSFPEQIVKTVVIDPGHGGRDPGAIGQSGVKEKDIVLKIGLTLQQLIEENLGMKVIMTRTEDVFVPLESRTMIANQHRADFFISLHVNAAPESRAVGVETYFLSREPSDRGARASAVRENTVLNLEGVGQNAQRGLKTVLWDLTQTFYVRESSELAELLLNELGKSLKMDNRGVKSAPFFVLIGAAMPSVLVEVAFITNAQEEQKLEQETYRQQVAEALLAGIARFKTRYEKRVGLMPMSSSENSRRQSAFSSQKRREGESLVLTSDR
- a CDS encoding GerMN domain-containing protein gives rise to the protein MTMRQMKIVAALIALLVGIVGAIALWGNKSITMNSTTVQPVASEPMKPPFESERKSVALFFVTRDGNSFHEETREIEGGVTTTEDAKRILIELTKGPERGDLLPTIPQGTQLLNLFIDSSGTAYVDFNRGLRDGLKRGARGELYTIFSIVNTLASNLVRITRVQILVEGAEIPTLGGHIDTRMALPPQYVF